In Vanessa atalanta chromosome W, ilVanAtal1.2, whole genome shotgun sequence, a genomic segment contains:
- the LOC125075507 gene encoding uncharacterized protein LOC125075507: MLRRKGLRLKVYLDDFLIAHQHRDTLKTHVQMAIEFLNRLGWHINMNKSILNPTMSLEFLGIVWNTQHNIKSLPLEKVRKVRQYLMSRLTAGIWTLKQAQRLLGYLNFATFVTLWGRLHCRTLQRHSNLLQKHSRRPSVFGDEVRKELKWWLDNIDQIHPVKLPVNYVVTDASDIQWGALVNNNSLKGSWSQDQLGWHCNLKEMHAVIAAISSQANVLKNSTVILQSDNKTVVSYIKNEGGTRSQKLLELTKHLLGLIDSLNVVLLPHHLPGMYNTEADHLSRNRAGSEWHLLSEGTKKVFKLWGTPELDLFASKNAHVVSKYVSLDLSDSNAYFHDAFSRCWTYNLAWIFPPPSLLPRVLHHLNSARGKFIIIAPKWKKPFWRPDLKNRSLARPLKIRNLNITLVDTVSGRPPAQVHNLQLEAWLVSAGTP; encoded by the coding sequence ATGTTACGCAGAAAGGGCCTTCGCCTGAAAGTTTATTTGGACGACTTTTTAATAGCCCATCAACACAGAGACACCCTGAAAACCCATGTTCAAATGGCAATCGAGTTCCTCAACAGACTTGGTTGGCATATCAACATGAACAAGTCTATACTCAACCCGACAATGTCTTTAGAGTTTCTCGGTATCGTCTGGAACACACAACACAACATCAAAAGTTTACCTCTAGAAAAAGTAAGAAAAGTCCGCCAATATCTAATGTCTCGCTTGACAGCAGGCATTTGGACCCTCAAGCAGGCGCAACGCCTCTTAGGGTATCTCAACTTTGCGACCTTCGTCACCCTCTGGGGAAGGTTGCATTGCCGTACGCTGCAGCGCCACAGCAATCTTCTACAGAAACACTCACGCCGGCCTAGTGTATTCGGAGACGAGGTACGAAAGGAATTGAAATGGTGGCTAGACAATATCGATCAAATTCACCCCGTAAAACTACCAGTCAATTACGTGGTTACAGACGCCTCGGACATTCAATGGGGTGCTTTGGTGAACAACAACTCACTAAAAGGCAGTTGGAGTCAAGATCAGCTGGGCTGGCACtgcaatttaaaagaaatgcaTGCAGTGATAGCGGCCATCTCGTCACAAGCGAATGTTCTAAAAAATTCAACCGTGATCTTACAGAGCGACAACAAGACGGTAGTATCGTATATAAAGAACGAGGGTGGAACAAGATCTCAAAAACTTTTGGAGTTGACCAAACACCTCCTGGGACTAATAGACAGCCTGAACGTTGTACTCCTCCCTCACCATCTACCGGGAATGTACAATACGGAAGCCGATCACCTCTCGCGCAATCGCGCCGGCTCCGAATGGCATCTTTTGAGCGAAGGAACAAAGAAGGTGTTCAAACTGTGGGGAACACCAGAACTAGATCTGTTCGCCTCAAAAAACGCTCACGTCGTTTCGAAGTATGTGTCGCTAGACTTATCAGACTCGAACGCCTACTTTCACGACGCTTTCAGCAGATGTTGGACATACAATCTTGCTTGGATCTTTCCTCCGCCAAGTCTGCTTCCACGGGTTCTACACCATTTGAACTCGGCCAGAGGAAAGTTCATAATAATAGCGCCGAAGTGGAAAAAACCCTTTTGGCGTCCAGATCTCAAGAACCGCTCCCTAGCACGTCCTTTAAAAATAAGGAACCTGAATATAACATTAGTGGATACAGTGTCGGGTCGCCCTCCAGCACAAGTGCACAACCTACAGCTGGAAGCCTGGCTAGTTTCGGCTGGGACACCTTGA